The Methylomicrobium agile genome has a segment encoding these proteins:
- the dnaG gene encoding DNA primase: protein MSEGRIPRQFIDDLLVRVDIVDLIDAHLPLKKTGANFIARCPFHTEKTPSFSVNRNKQFYYCFGCGASGNAITFLMEFNRLDFVEAVEDLAAFVGVDVPKESVSARGSPQKKDDLGNLYQLMEQATAFYTDQLYAKAGAAALDYLRGRGVDDQLMREYRLGYAPDAWQSLSGRFNSQALLDTGLAVRNDAGHAYDRFRGRVMFPIRDKRGRIIGFGGRVLDDSTPKYLNSPETSLFHKGREVYGLYELLKKNAKPERILLVEGYMDVIALAGSGIDNAVAALGTAASQAHAELLFRFSAELVFCFDGDRAGREAAWRAMEAVFPCLKDGRQVRIMLLPEAEDPDSLVRKEGVERFQARVRESEVLSDYFFAQIARGLQLSSLEGRAQLVGKARPYLEKLPAGVFREMMFTRLKTLSEFNTLDVSKNESTLNRNARLQSQRDKTRMTAARMAAALLVQNPCLAERSELREIDWSTLIFSGVELFKNIVEVIWAQKPATTAVLLESYRGSDDEKPVKALAFLELLIAPENIENVFLDALAGLLKQSAENELERLLSKKVLTLEEKESLRKLLALKK, encoded by the coding sequence ATGTCCGAGGGACGCATACCTCGTCAGTTTATCGATGACCTTCTGGTGCGGGTCGATATCGTCGATCTTATCGATGCGCATCTTCCTCTCAAAAAAACGGGGGCGAATTTTATCGCCCGCTGTCCTTTTCATACCGAAAAGACGCCGAGCTTTTCGGTCAACCGCAACAAGCAGTTCTATTACTGCTTCGGCTGCGGAGCGAGCGGCAATGCGATCACATTTTTAATGGAATTCAATCGGCTCGACTTTGTCGAAGCGGTTGAGGATTTGGCGGCGTTCGTTGGGGTCGACGTTCCAAAGGAATCCGTTTCCGCCCGAGGTTCGCCGCAGAAAAAAGACGATCTCGGTAATCTGTATCAATTGATGGAGCAGGCGACGGCTTTCTATACGGATCAATTGTACGCGAAAGCGGGTGCCGCGGCGCTCGATTATTTGCGGGGCCGGGGTGTAGACGATCAGCTGATGAGGGAATACCGGCTCGGTTACGCGCCCGATGCGTGGCAGTCTTTATCGGGGCGGTTTAATTCGCAAGCTTTGCTGGATACCGGTCTGGCGGTCAGAAATGACGCGGGCCATGCGTACGACCGGTTTCGCGGCCGCGTGATGTTTCCGATTCGCGACAAGCGCGGCCGGATCATCGGCTTCGGCGGCCGAGTACTGGACGATTCTACCCCAAAATATTTGAATTCTCCAGAAACATCCCTATTTCATAAAGGCAGGGAGGTTTACGGCCTCTACGAATTGCTGAAAAAAAATGCCAAGCCGGAACGGATTTTGCTGGTCGAGGGTTACATGGATGTGATCGCGCTGGCGGGATCCGGTATCGATAATGCCGTAGCCGCTTTGGGTACCGCCGCATCGCAGGCTCATGCCGAACTGTTGTTCCGTTTTTCGGCGGAACTGGTGTTTTGTTTTGACGGCGATCGCGCGGGAAGGGAAGCGGCATGGCGCGCGATGGAGGCGGTGTTTCCCTGCCTTAAGGACGGGCGTCAGGTGCGCATTATGTTATTGCCCGAGGCCGAGGATCCCGATTCGCTGGTGCGCAAGGAGGGCGTCGAGCGGTTTCAGGCCCGGGTGCGGGAGTCCGAGGTGTTATCCGATTATTTTTTTGCCCAGATCGCCAGAGGTTTGCAGTTGTCCAGTCTCGAAGGGCGTGCGCAACTGGTCGGCAAGGCCCGCCCTTACCTTGAAAAATTGCCGGCAGGTGTTTTTAGGGAAATGATGTTTACTAGACTCAAGACTTTGTCCGAGTTTAATACACTGGATGTTTCGAAGAATGAGTCTACACTTAATCGAAACGCCCGTCTTCAAAGCCAGCGAGATAAAACCCGAATGACTGCCGCGCGGATGGCGGCTGCCTTGTTGGTGCAGAATCCCTGTTTGGCCGAGCGTTCCGAATTGCGGGAAATCGATTGGAGCACGCTGATATTTTCCGGCGTCGAACTGTTCAAGAATATTGTAGAAGTGATTTGGGCGCAGAAACCTGCAACTACTGCCGTGCTGCTCGAGTCATACCGCGGTTCGGACGATGAAAAGCCGGTCAAGGCGCTCGCGTTTCTGGAACTGTTGATCGCGCCGGAAAATATCGAAAACGTTTTTCTCGATGCGCTCGCCGGTTTGCTCAAACAGTCCGCGGAAAATGAATTGGAGCGGCTTTTGTCTAAAAAAGTACTGACTCTCGAAGAAAAAGAGTCCCTGCGCAAGTTGTTGGCGCTCAAAAAGTAA
- a CDS encoding GatB/YqeY domain-containing protein has product MELLTDRIKDEMKAAMKGGDKFKLGVIRLILAAFKQVEVDERITLDNDRAIQVLDKMLKQRRESIKQYGDAGRNDLAEAEEAEVRIIQEFLPAALSDAEIEAMVREAIAESGAASIKDMGKVMGLLKPKMQGRADMALVSQKIKAALGG; this is encoded by the coding sequence ATGGAATTATTGACGGATCGTATCAAGGACGAAATGAAAGCCGCCATGAAAGGCGGAGACAAATTCAAACTGGGCGTGATCCGTTTGATTCTGGCGGCTTTCAAACAGGTCGAAGTCGACGAGCGCATTACGCTCGATAACGACCGGGCCATCCAGGTGCTGGACAAAATGCTGAAACAGCGGCGCGAATCGATCAAGCAGTACGGCGATGCGGGCCGCAACGATTTGGCCGAGGCGGAAGAGGCCGAAGTCAGAATCATTCAGGAGTTTCTGCCGGCGGCGCTGAGCGATGCCGAAATCGAGGCGATGGTGAGGGAAGCGATCGCCGAATCCGGCGCCGCGTCGATCAAAGACATGGGTAAAGTCATGGGTCTCTTGAAGCCGAAAATGCAGGGACGTGCCGATATGGCGTTAGTCAGCCAAAAAATCAAGGCCGCTTTGGGAGGATAA
- the rpsU gene encoding 30S ribosomal protein S21: MPSVKIKENEPFDIAIRRFKRACEKAGVLAEVRRREFYEKPTTERKRKGAAAVKRHLKKLARERYALKNLRRGRPTT, from the coding sequence ATGCCGTCAGTCAAAATTAAAGAAAACGAACCTTTCGATATCGCCATTCGCCGCTTTAAACGCGCCTGTGAAAAAGCCGGCGTCTTGGCCGAAGTCCGTCGCCGCGAGTTTTACGAAAAACCGACCACGGAACGCAAGCGTAAAGGGGCTGCGGCGGTCAAACGGCATTTGAAGAAACTGGCACGCGAGCGTTATGCGTTGAAAAATCTGCGCCGCGGCCGGCCTACGACTTAA
- the tsaD gene encoding tRNA (adenosine(37)-N6)-threonylcarbamoyltransferase complex transferase subunit TsaD has protein sequence MIVLGIETSCDETGVALYHSEQGLLSDLLYSQIDLHREYGGVVPELASRDHIRKLAPMIRQALRDSGLAHHDIGGIAYTAGPGLIGALLVGAATARSLAWAWQVPAVAVHHMEGHLLAPMLEPEPPKFPFVALLISGGHTQLVEVEGIGRYRILGESLDDAAGEAFDKTAKMLGLSYPGGPKLSALAGTGKPRFAFPRPMTDRPGLDFSFSGLKTFTLNTLQATARSEQDKADIALAFQGAVADTLTIKSRRALRQTGLKTLVVAGGVSANIQIRASLRAMAEKENAAIYFPRPAFCTDNGAMIAYAGCQRLLAGQQEPLAIKARPRWPIGELTAAG, from the coding sequence ATGATCGTTTTAGGCATAGAAACCTCTTGCGACGAGACCGGCGTCGCGCTTTACCATTCCGAACAGGGACTGTTGTCCGATCTCCTCTACAGCCAGATCGACCTGCACCGCGAGTACGGCGGCGTCGTACCGGAACTGGCATCGCGCGATCATATCCGCAAACTGGCGCCGATGATCCGGCAGGCGCTTCGGGACAGCGGACTGGCACACCACGATATCGGCGGCATCGCCTATACCGCAGGCCCCGGCCTGATCGGCGCCCTACTGGTCGGCGCCGCGACCGCGCGCAGCCTGGCCTGGGCCTGGCAAGTGCCGGCGGTCGCCGTGCATCACATGGAAGGCCATCTGCTGGCGCCGATGCTGGAGCCGGAGCCGCCGAAATTCCCGTTCGTCGCCCTCTTGATTTCCGGCGGCCATACGCAACTGGTCGAAGTCGAAGGCATCGGCCGCTACCGGATCCTCGGCGAATCGCTCGACGACGCCGCCGGCGAAGCCTTCGACAAGACCGCCAAGATGCTCGGCCTGAGCTATCCGGGCGGCCCCAAACTGTCGGCCCTGGCCGGGACCGGAAAGCCGCGATTCGCCTTTCCGCGCCCGATGACCGACCGTCCCGGCCTGGATTTCAGCTTCAGCGGACTGAAAACTTTCACGCTGAATACTTTGCAGGCAACCGCCCGAAGCGAGCAGGACAAGGCCGACATCGCCCTCGCCTTTCAGGGCGCGGTCGCCGACACGCTGACGATCAAATCCCGGCGCGCGCTCCGGCAGACCGGGCTTAAAACGCTGGTGGTCGCAGGCGGCGTCAGCGCCAATATCCAAATCCGCGCCTCGCTCCGCGCAATGGCGGAAAAGGAAAATGCCGCGATTTATTTTCCCCGGCCCGCCTTCTGCACCGACAACGGCGCGATGATCGCCTATGCAGGCTGCCAGCGCTTATTGGCCGGCCAGCAGGAACCGCTTGCGATCAAGGCCAGGCCGCGCTGGCCGATCGGCGAATTGACGGCCGCCGGTTGA
- the gpmI gene encoding 2,3-bisphosphoglycerate-independent phosphoglycerate mutase, translated as MKLEKSSRFAPCPGPIVTIVLDGVGISPREDGDAVKTARTPMLDKLMANFPMTALRAHGTAVGMPSDEDMGNSEVGHNAIGAGRVFAQGAKLVAESIASGNLWQGRAWHEIVAAAKQGGTLHFIGLFSDGNVHSHIDHLRAMLEQARKEGVSKVRIHILLDGRDVGETSALDYVDPFEAFLDGLRSPAFDVAIASGGGRMTITMDRYEAHWAMVQRGWDIHVRGEGRQFASAHEAIVTYRNELKVIDQDLPGFVIAKDGKPLGPIVDGDAVVFFNFRGDRAIEISRAFTEENFTAFPRGPLSKVTYAGMMQYDGDTKLPPRFLVQPPAIDRTMGEYLAKNGIAQYAISETQKYGHVTYFWNGNRTGKFDDTLETYVEIPSDVVPFEQRPWMKCAEITDTLIDAVRSGKYRYLRVNYANGDMVGHTGNFEAAVTAMQGLDLQLARLIPVILEAKGTAIITADHGNADEMYELDKKGNVSRDAEGRAKAKTSHTLNPVPFVLISGEPEPAFKLREDLATPGLSNMAATVLNLLGFEAPADYDPSLIEPA; from the coding sequence ATGAAATTAGAAAAATCTTCCCGCTTTGCTCCTTGTCCCGGTCCCATCGTTACGATCGTGCTCGATGGCGTGGGTATTTCTCCGCGCGAGGACGGTGATGCGGTCAAAACCGCGCGCACGCCCATGCTGGATAAGCTGATGGCGAATTTCCCCATGACCGCTCTGCGCGCGCACGGCACCGCGGTCGGAATGCCCAGCGATGAAGACATGGGTAACAGCGAAGTCGGCCATAATGCGATTGGTGCGGGCCGTGTGTTCGCCCAGGGCGCCAAGCTGGTTGCGGAATCGATCGCCAGCGGCAATTTGTGGCAAGGTCGGGCATGGCACGAAATCGTCGCTGCCGCCAAACAAGGCGGCACGCTGCATTTCATCGGCCTGTTTTCCGACGGTAACGTGCACTCGCATATCGACCATCTGCGCGCGATGCTGGAGCAAGCCCGGAAAGAAGGCGTATCGAAGGTGCGCATCCACATTCTGCTGGACGGCCGCGATGTAGGCGAAACTTCGGCGCTGGATTACGTCGATCCGTTCGAAGCCTTTCTGGACGGCTTGCGCAGCCCCGCGTTCGACGTGGCGATCGCCTCCGGCGGCGGCCGCATGACCATCACGATGGACCGTTACGAGGCGCACTGGGCGATGGTGCAGCGCGGTTGGGACATCCACGTGCGCGGCGAGGGCCGGCAGTTCGCCAGCGCCCATGAAGCCATCGTCACCTACCGCAACGAGTTGAAGGTGATCGACCAGGATCTGCCCGGTTTCGTGATCGCCAAAGACGGCAAGCCGCTGGGACCGATCGTCGACGGCGACGCGGTGGTGTTCTTCAATTTCCGCGGCGACCGTGCGATCGAGATTTCCCGCGCTTTTACCGAAGAGAACTTTACCGCCTTTCCGCGCGGCCCCTTGTCGAAAGTTACCTATGCCGGCATGATGCAGTACGACGGCGATACCAAACTGCCGCCGCGCTTTCTGGTCCAGCCGCCGGCGATCGACAGAACGATGGGCGAATACTTGGCCAAAAACGGCATTGCGCAATACGCGATCAGCGAGACGCAGAAATACGGCCACGTCACCTATTTCTGGAACGGCAACCGCACCGGCAAGTTCGACGACACGCTGGAAACCTATGTTGAAATCCCGAGCGATGTGGTGCCGTTCGAGCAGCGTCCGTGGATGAAATGCGCCGAAATCACCGATACCTTGATCGACGCGGTTCGAAGCGGCAAATACCGCTATTTGCGCGTCAACTACGCCAACGGCGACATGGTCGGGCATACCGGCAATTTCGAGGCGGCAGTGACCGCGATGCAGGGGCTCGATCTGCAATTGGCCCGTTTGATTCCGGTGATTCTGGAAGCGAAAGGCACCGCGATCATCACCGCCGACCACGGTAATGCCGACGAAATGTACGAACTGGATAAAAAGGGCAACGTGAGCCGGGATGCGGAAGGGCGAGCCAAGGCCAAGACCTCTCATACGCTGAATCCGGTGCCGTTCGTGCTGATTTCCGGGGAGCCGGAGCCGGCGTTCAAATTGCGCGAGGATTTAGCGACGCCGGGCTTGTCGAATATGGCGGCGACCGTGCTGAATCTGCTCGGCTTCGAAGCCCCGGCCGATTACGATCCGAGCCTGATCGAACCGGCTTAG
- a CDS encoding symmetrical bis(5'-nucleosyl)-tetraphosphatase: MAIYAIGDVQGCYDDLLKLLDTIAFDPDSDRLWFAGDLVNRGPKSLEVLRFVKSLGDTAVVVLGNHDLHLLAAYDSGIVHKKDTLRPVLEAEDADDLIDWLRFRPLLHADGEFCLLHAGLPPQWGLEKAQEMARLAESVLRSGDYRRFLGQMYGNQPDLWSEDLEGVQLLRFIVNCFTRMRYVDAEGRLDFENDGPPGSQPGHLAPWFAAPNRRNADLRIVFGHWSQLGYYEGHNCYAIDTGCLWGGQLTALRLGEPVERVSIDCPGYRRPGKAYTDARGLL, from the coding sequence ATGGCGATTTATGCAATCGGCGACGTGCAGGGGTGCTATGACGACCTGCTGAAACTGCTCGACACGATCGCCTTCGATCCCGATTCCGACCGGCTCTGGTTTGCCGGCGATCTGGTCAACCGGGGGCCGAAATCGCTGGAAGTGCTGCGCTTCGTCAAGTCTTTGGGCGATACGGCGGTCGTCGTGCTCGGCAACCACGACCTGCATCTTTTGGCGGCCTATGACTCCGGCATCGTGCATAAAAAGGATACCCTCCGCCCGGTTCTGGAGGCCGAGGATGCGGACGATCTGATCGACTGGCTCCGGTTCCGCCCGCTGCTCCACGCCGACGGCGAATTCTGCCTGCTGCATGCGGGACTGCCGCCGCAATGGGGCCTGGAAAAAGCGCAGGAAATGGCGAGGCTGGCCGAAAGCGTCCTGCGAAGCGGCGATTACCGGCGGTTTTTGGGCCAGATGTACGGCAACCAGCCCGATCTCTGGTCGGAAGATCTGGAAGGCGTGCAACTGTTGCGTTTCATCGTCAATTGCTTCACGCGGATGCGCTACGTGGACGCGGAAGGCCGGCTCGACTTCGAGAACGACGGCCCGCCCGGCTCGCAGCCGGGCCATTTGGCGCCCTGGTTCGCCGCGCCGAACCGGCGGAATGCCGATTTGCGGATCGTCTTCGGGCATTGGTCGCAGCTCGGCTATTACGAGGGGCACAATTGCTATGCGATCGATACGGGTTGTTTGTGGGGCGGGCAGTTGACGGCGTTGCGCCTTGGCGAGCCCGTCGAAAGGGTCAGTATCGACTGTCCCGGTTACCGGCGTCCCGGCAAAGCTTATACCGATGCGCGAGGCCTTCTTTGA
- the apaG gene encoding Co2+/Mg2+ efflux protein ApaG, which translates to MMSEKNKILIETAPHYVEAQSVPEEGRYVFSYTITITNLGAAGARLLSRHWLITDANGKIQEVRGDGVVGEQPYLKPGDFFRYTSGAMIETPVGTMQGEYTMRTDDGSHFNAAIPRFTLSIPRTLH; encoded by the coding sequence ATGATGAGTGAAAAAAATAAAATTCTGATTGAAACGGCTCCGCATTATGTCGAAGCGCAGTCCGTGCCGGAGGAAGGCCGGTATGTGTTTTCCTATACGATCACGATCACCAACCTGGGGGCGGCGGGAGCGAGGCTCTTGTCCCGGCACTGGCTGATCACCGATGCGAACGGCAAGATCCAGGAAGTCCGCGGCGACGGAGTGGTCGGCGAACAACCATATCTGAAGCCGGGCGACTTTTTCCGTTATACCAGCGGCGCGATGATCGAGACGCCGGTCGGCACGATGCAGGGCGAGTACACGATGCGCACCGACGACGGCAGTCACTTCAACGCGGCAATCCCGCGTTTTACGCTGTCGATTCCCCGGACTCTGCATTAA
- the mpl gene encoding UDP-N-acetylmuramate:L-alanyl-gamma-D-glutamyl-meso-diaminopimelate ligase, whose product MHIHILGICGTFMGGLAVIARQMGHHVTGSDRNVYPPMSTQLESQGILLMEGYRAENLDPKPDLVVIGNALSRGNPEVEAVLNRGLDYVSGPEWLARHVLRDRWVLGVAGTHGKTTTTSMLSWILEHQGFKPGFLIGGIPLNFGVSARLGESSFFVVEADEYDSAFFDKRSKFVHYRPRTVILNNLEYDHADIFPDLDAIKKQFHHLVRTIPGEGLIIAPENEPNIRDVLNMGCWTPVERTSINGAAGWNAQLVKADGSRFTVYHEGIGQGEVDWPLTGEHNVSNALAAIAAAHHAGIRSTDAIDALARFRNVKRRMEVIAKLDNVTVYDDFAHHPTAIATTLDGLRKQVGPERIIAVVEPRSNTMRLGVHTETLAKSLNQADRALIYQPKELNWDLSQLKRHASNIEICESLDQIIARLKLEARYGGHFVLMSNGSFGGIYAGLLAELR is encoded by the coding sequence TTGCATATTCACATACTCGGCATCTGCGGCACCTTCATGGGCGGCCTGGCGGTGATCGCCAGGCAAATGGGGCACCATGTCACCGGCTCCGACCGGAACGTCTATCCGCCGATGAGCACGCAACTGGAATCTCAGGGGATTCTTTTAATGGAAGGCTACCGGGCCGAAAATCTCGATCCGAAGCCGGATCTGGTGGTCATCGGCAATGCGCTGTCGCGCGGCAATCCGGAGGTCGAGGCCGTGCTGAACCGGGGCCTGGATTATGTCTCCGGACCCGAATGGCTCGCCAGGCATGTGCTGCGGGACCGCTGGGTGCTCGGCGTGGCGGGCACGCACGGCAAGACGACTACAACGAGCATGCTGAGCTGGATACTCGAACATCAGGGTTTCAAGCCCGGCTTTCTGATCGGCGGCATTCCGCTTAATTTCGGCGTATCGGCACGGCTTGGGGAATCGTCTTTCTTTGTCGTCGAGGCGGACGAATACGACTCGGCGTTTTTCGACAAACGCTCGAAATTCGTGCACTACCGGCCCCGAACCGTGATCTTGAACAATCTCGAATACGACCATGCGGACATTTTTCCGGATCTCGACGCGATCAAGAAACAGTTTCACCACCTGGTCCGGACGATTCCGGGCGAAGGTCTGATCATCGCCCCGGAAAACGAACCGAATATTCGAGACGTGCTCAACATGGGCTGCTGGACGCCGGTCGAGCGGACCTCGATCAACGGCGCGGCCGGATGGAATGCCCAGCTCGTCAAAGCCGACGGCAGCCGCTTTACGGTTTATCATGAGGGAATCGGGCAAGGCGAGGTCGATTGGCCGCTGACCGGCGAGCACAACGTGTCGAACGCACTGGCTGCAATCGCCGCCGCGCATCATGCCGGCATCCGCTCCACGGACGCGATCGACGCTCTGGCCCGGTTCCGGAACGTGAAACGGCGGATGGAAGTGATTGCGAAACTCGACAACGTGACTGTCTATGACGATTTCGCGCATCACCCGACCGCGATCGCGACCACGCTGGACGGCCTGCGCAAACAGGTCGGCCCGGAACGCATCATCGCGGTCGTCGAACCGCGTTCGAACACGATGCGCCTCGGCGTTCATACCGAAACTTTGGCAAAATCATTGAACCAGGCCGATCGGGCGCTGATCTATCAGCCCAAAGAATTAAACTGGGACCTGAGCCAGCTGAAACGCCATGCCTCGAACATCGAGATTTGCGAAAGCCTCGACCAGATCATCGCCCGGCTAAAACTGGAAGCGCGCTACGGCGGCCATTTCGTGTTGATGAGCAACGGCAGTTTTGGCGGCATTTATGCCGGATTATTGGCAGAATTACGCTAA
- the hemC gene encoding hydroxymethylbilane synthase, producing the protein MKPIRIATRKSPLALWQANHVAALLERHFPGIRTELVQMTTRGDKMLDAPLAKVGGKGLFVKELEQGMLEGEADIAVHSMKDVPVEFPDGLHLAAILKREDPTDALVSNRFAGLDELPANARIGTSSLRRQCQIKQRFPNAEILQLRGNVNTRLAKLDAGDFDAVILASAGLIRLGMADRIRERLDPAISLPAIGQGAIGIECRRDDAEINALLGALHDSDTAVCVRAERAMNARLQGGCQVPIAGFAEKHGERLFMRGLVGAPDGSVIYHSESRDDLDRAEDLGRHIAEDLLAQGADRILAALYPG; encoded by the coding sequence ATGAAACCGATCCGCATCGCAACGCGCAAAAGCCCGCTCGCACTGTGGCAGGCAAACCATGTCGCCGCCCTGCTGGAACGACATTTTCCGGGTATCCGGACCGAACTGGTGCAAATGACGACGCGGGGCGACAAGATGCTCGACGCGCCGCTCGCCAAAGTCGGTGGCAAGGGCCTGTTCGTAAAGGAACTCGAACAGGGCATGCTCGAAGGCGAGGCCGACATCGCGGTGCACTCGATGAAGGACGTACCGGTCGAATTTCCGGATGGGCTGCATCTGGCGGCGATACTCAAGCGCGAGGATCCTACCGACGCGCTGGTGTCGAACCGCTTCGCAGGCCTCGACGAATTGCCTGCCAACGCCCGGATCGGCACTTCGAGCCTGCGCCGGCAATGCCAGATCAAACAGCGTTTCCCGAATGCCGAAATCCTTCAGCTCCGGGGCAACGTGAACACTCGGCTCGCCAAACTCGACGCCGGCGACTTCGATGCGGTGATCCTGGCCTCGGCCGGCCTGATACGCCTGGGGATGGCAGACAGGATCCGGGAGCGCCTCGATCCGGCGATCAGCCTGCCCGCGATCGGCCAGGGCGCGATCGGCATCGAATGCCGCCGCGACGACGCGGAAATCAATGCCCTGCTCGGCGCCTTGCACGACAGCGATACCGCCGTTTGCGTACGCGCGGAACGCGCGATGAATGCCCGGCTGCAAGGTGGCTGCCAGGTGCCGATCGCGGGATTCGCCGAGAAACACGGCGAACGCCTGTTCATGCGCGGACTGGTCGGCGCGCCGGACGGCTCGGTGATTTACCACAGCGAGAGCCGGGATGACCTGGACCGGGCGGAAGACTTGGGCAGGCACATCGCCGAAGATCTTCTGGCGCAAGGCGCCGATCGAATCCTCGCCGCATTGTATCCGGGATGA
- a CDS encoding uroporphyrinogen-III synthase has protein sequence MSSLNGAHVLVTRPQHQANNLCRLIERQQGIAVAFPTIEIVAANGRDRIAEVLANLHRFQWVVFISANAVNFALLANDGKIEQFSSVRIAAIGAATAKALAAAGLTADLEPAGGSDSRTLLAMPAMQQVSGQHILIVRGAGGLDTLREGLVNRGAAVDYLDVYRRTRPLADPAPVLDLLEQKRLGLIVATSGEALKNLLIILGEKGRNLALATSLIVVSGRIRQLAEDSGFERIYVTDSPSDTAILEKIITWATGEKSGRTE, from the coding sequence ATGAGTTCACTGAACGGGGCGCACGTCCTGGTGACTCGCCCGCAACATCAGGCCAACAATCTATGCCGCCTGATCGAACGTCAGCAAGGCATCGCGGTCGCCTTTCCGACCATCGAAATCGTTGCCGCGAACGGCCGCGACCGGATCGCCGAAGTGCTGGCAAACCTGCATCGCTTCCAATGGGTTGTTTTCATTAGCGCAAATGCAGTAAATTTTGCACTGCTCGCGAATGATGGCAAAATAGAACAATTTAGCAGCGTGCGGATTGCCGCGATCGGGGCAGCGACAGCCAAGGCACTTGCCGCCGCCGGTCTAACGGCCGATCTTGAACCCGCAGGCGGCTCGGACAGCCGGACACTGCTCGCGATGCCGGCAATGCAGCAGGTTTCGGGCCAGCACATCCTGATCGTGCGCGGCGCAGGCGGCCTCGACACGTTGCGCGAGGGACTCGTCAATCGCGGCGCGGCGGTCGATTATCTGGATGTTTATCGAAGAACGCGCCCGCTTGCGGATCCGGCGCCGGTACTGGACTTGCTGGAGCAAAAGCGGCTCGGGCTGATCGTAGCGACCAGCGGCGAAGCCTTAAAAAACCTATTGATCATACTGGGCGAAAAAGGGCGAAACCTGGCGTTGGCCACTTCTCTGATAGTCGTCAGCGGCCGCATCCGCCAACTGGCCGAAGACAGCGGGTTTGAACGAATTTATGTAACGGATAGCCCTTCGGATACAGCAATTCTCGAAAAAATAATAACTTGGGCAACAGGTGAAAAAAGTGGCCGAACTGAATGA